aatgccaccccacaccatgactgacccaccgccaaaccggtcatgctggaggatgttgcaggcagcagaaagtTCTCCAtggtgtctccagactctgtcacatgtgctcagtgtgaacctgctttcatctgttaagagcacagggcgccagtggcgaatttgccaatcttggtgttctctggcaaatgccaaacgtcctgcacggtgttgggctgtaagcacaacccccacctgtggacgtcaggccctcataccaccctcatggagtctgctcaaacggtcagaaacagacacgTGCACATTTGTGgcttgctggaggtcattttgcagggctctggcagtgctcttccttgcaaaggcggaggtagcggtcctgctgctgggttgttgccctcctccacgtctcctgatgtactggcctgtctcctggtagcgcctccatgctctggacactataagctgacagacacagcaaaccttcttgccacagctcgcattgatgttccatcctggatgagctgcactacctgagccacttgtgtgggttgtaaactcagtctcatgctaccactagagtgaaagcaccgccagcattcaaaattgaccaaaacatcagccaggaagcataggaactgagaagtggtttgtggttatcacctgcagaaccactcctttattggggggtgtcttgctaattgcctgtaatttccacctgttgtctattccatttgctcaacagcatgtgaaatgtattgtcaatcagtgttgcttcctaagtagacagtttgatttcacagaagtgtgattgacttggagttacattgtgttgtttaagtgttccctttatttttttgaacagtgtattttcaaccagcaactatcaggaaataacactgaaCAAATGTTTACACTTTTGAaatgttagtttcatcagctattTTACAGTATGATATAAAAACACTGGAAAACAGAATTGACTGCAGGTGTGGTGAGATCTGATAATCTTCACAACATGACTCCAATTAAGATGACCTGGAACTCGCTGTGCGTTCAACCTGAGCAAGGCTTAGCACCGTTCACTAAAATGTGGGATTGAAGATTATTTGTAGAGTAGctgataatgatatatatatCACTCTCTTACCTGCGTACTCCGGGTAACAGATAGTGAGAGGACTCTTTTGGATCTTCTCCTCAAACAGATCCTTCTTgttgaggaagaggatgatggaggtgTCTGTGAACCACTTGTTGTTGCAGATGGAGTCAAATAGCTTCATGCTCTCATGCATCCGGTTCTGAGGGACAGAGACCACACAATGCTTTTAGTTACCCACAAACATGTGTATCACACCATGCAAATTCGTTAtttgaaataaaaatgttttttttaaaggcatatAAAACAGATATTTCACAACTGTTGCTATGGTTCTGATGATGTCGTTCAGTCTTCCTGACGCAATAGGGTCAGAAAATGTGAAACTCGATCTGTGGATAAATGAACACTTTTTTCATATGAGAAAGAATGAAAGATGACTGAGGGATTGCAGTAAATGAGATGAGAAAGATGACCGAAGCGTGAGTGAGAATGTATAAGGATTACAGAGGGAGAGTAATATCAATGACTGATGCGCAAGGGATGAGTCtcaccatctcctcatcctcggCAAGCACAAGGTCGTAGTCACTGAGCGCCACACAGAAGATGATGGCGGTGACTCCCTCAAAGCAGTGTATCCACTTCTTCCTCTCGGACCTCTGACCCCCCACGTCAAACATTCTGGGTAGAAAATACACATACATGAGCAAACACGCACACAAAACTTTCAAAAAGTATTTTCAAACATCTCCACATTAAACGTTTTGCATTCTCTCACAAACCATCACACTCCTCATGAACACTACAGCTGGCAAACTTTAGCCCTGAACTGAACCCTCTGTAGACTAGAGGGTGTCATCAGCTGGCTTAAggcgtccgcatgcttcccagccaaAACAGTTCGGATGAGTTTGTGCAAATATAACATTTGACGTTTGTTAGTTTTGGAAGTCGGTAAGGTTTAGGGGGCTGTTCGAGCACAgatttgttttagttttttttggAGGCCAGTTGAAGTCGGGAGCCGAAGTCTACACCCCTTTATCTGATTGGTCAACTGTAAGGATTCTTCAATAAGGTCTtagttgtcattcaacgagacgACTCGTTTTCATGGACATTTCCTCCATTGAGAAATACTACACCAAACATCTTAGATATAAAATTGCACGACTAAGATCTCCTTGGAAAAAGTtcaaaatgaatgacagatttcAGAGTTCTTAGATTCATTCTGactttgaggaagtgtatactggctacagggtctcaaaatggacaaagtaCTATTGTTGTTTTGTTCTAGTTTTTCCAAgcgaaggtcttttaagggagtatgtgaGCACATTCGTTCGGTTCGCTTTGCCGCCGGCCGAATTAAAGCATGCCGACGCCTTTTGTCCTGTTGAGAAACCCCCTTATGGCGTATCTCCATACAGGATTTACCTCAGTGTTTTACCCACAAGGTTCAGACTTTTCTGTTTACATCTACGTGGGCCGGCACACGTGCCTCACTGGACCATGGCGCTGACATACCTGTTCTCACATGGGGCCAAAGCCAGACCACTGGTCTTTCACATAATGGCTAACTGAACTTTAACACCTTCTCACAAAGTAGAGGTTTTGATTATGCAGAGGTTTTGATGCTGCTCTTCACAAGTCTTTACTGTCACAATTGTCCTTGTATAACACAAGGGTGTATACACTAGTGTAACATTGGTGTTTGTCAAAAAGGAGCACTAGTGGGTACAGCTGTTAAATGTGGTTTCAGACACTATTAAGATGCACCCTTAGAGTGGGTACACTGGGGACTGTCTCACTTGAAGTGGAGGTCTTTGAAGGTGAAATGAGTCTCCACGATGCCGGTGGTCTTCACCCTGGTCCTCAGCACGTCTTGCTGGGTGGGCACGTACGCTCCGTGGGCTATCCTGTTCAGGTCATTCAGATAACTGGGAGAGAATGATGGATAGGGAGGACAGTGTTAGCAGTTTGTTGAATGTTGCAGTTGTATGGAGGAGGTTAATGTACTTTCTGAAgcaggactgtgtgtgttactcactAGGCGGCGGAGTCATTGAGCTGGTACTCTCGTGAGCGGCCGAAGCAGGCCTGGACCCCACCGTCCTTCCAGAGGCGCTGGATGACTCCGGCCAGCTCACCGGTCATGAAGCCCTCCTCTGCCGATCCCGCCAGCACAAACAGCTGACGAGCATCATCCTGGTAAGGGACATGAAACAACTAATGGTTAGGAGGCAGAAGCAGTAAGGTAGGGTTTATTCAGACATTCTCCCTATGGTTTTAAACCTAAGATTCCACACAGACCTTCTAGTAACCTGGCTGGGTGAAGGTGAGCTATATTGTTTACTTCCACCTATTAACTTCTTCCATCTATGAAATAGCACAAATTTGTATCTTTTTGTTGGTCAGGGCTAGAGGTTGAGCTGGGAATTACTTTTCTTCACCTCTCCATTAAAAAACTACCATCAACCCTCCCCATGCCTCTTATAGCCAAACCCTATCCCCTGCCATTTGACCCCATAGACTAACCATCACCACTCCTGAACTCCccggcacagatctaggatcagcttgccTTCACAAAACCTAATCTTAACTATAaggaataaaaaatatatatttttaaaaagcaAAAAAACTGCTCTTGAATCATTATGTAGATCTCCCAGTGTCCTACTCTACTCACCGCTCTGGCTGCTTCAGCGAAGTCTATCTTGAGGCGCCCCATGGCTCTGATGATGGCGATgatggactggatggtgttgctGTACACCACTGCCTTGTACTGCTTACACTCCTCCTCTGAATAGCCCGCCTCATGGATGAtcctgggaggggagggagagagcaagggaAAGTAGCAAGACGTGGCAGAGTTGGACAACAGGAGAAAGAAAGCATGAATAAACTAGGCCTATTGCTTGTTATTCAAATGTGTCATTGAACAACATTGATACACCTAAAGTGAACATTTCTATTTAGATAGCGAGGAACTTACTTCATCTGTTTGACAATGGTACTCTTCCCTGACTCCCCAgcacctgagagagagacagggacagagggaaagagaaggaaggaggccAATTAATGAGTGATAGACTTAACATTCTCCATTCATTCATGGCTGTTTTGACTTGAGCTATTGGGCTAGATCCTAACTTGAGATCCACACATGTAAGCCTAACTCACACTTTGCACAAGGCCCTATGAGACTAACCTGTCCAGGGACTGAGTAGCTCATAGGTATTCAGCGTTGGGAAATGAAGTGTCTGATCTGCCCTAAAGGGAGTTCGTCAGGCTCTAGTTTAATAGGATTAATTAACTGCATCTTCCTACCAATGAGCTTATAGCTCTGGCATGCTGAAGACTTAGCATTTGTGATATACACGTATACATTatctgcatgtcattgtgtcagtaaGGAGAAAATAATGCATGAAACCGTCACTCTTCAGATAACAGacacacaccatctccctcactctcATACACACCTGTCGCTCACAAACACACATTGCTCCCCTTTTAAATATTACACACCAGAAAGAAATTGATATAGTTTAGGCCTATATGAACTACCTTTT
This is a stretch of genomic DNA from Oncorhynchus nerka isolate Pitt River linkage group LG25, Oner_Uvic_2.0, whole genome shotgun sequence. It encodes these proteins:
- the LOC115109538 gene encoding guanine nucleotide-binding protein G(i) subunit alpha-1-like, which encodes MGCTLSTGDKAAQERSKIIDRNLRDDGEKAAREVKLLLLGAGESGKSTIVKQMKIIHEAGYSEEECKQYKAVVYSNTIQSIIAIIRAMGRLKIDFAEAARADDARQLFVLAGSAEEGFMTGELAGVIQRLWKDGGVQACFGRSREYQLNDSAAYYLNDLNRIAHGAYVPTQQDVLRTRVKTTGIVETHFTFKDLHFKMFDVGGQRSERKKWIHCFEGVTAIIFCVALSDYDLVLAEDEEMNRMHESMKLFDSICNNKWFTDTSIILFLNKKDLFEEKIQKSPLTICYPEYAGSNTYEEAAAYIQCQFEDLNKRKDTKEIYTHFTCATDTKNVQFVFDAVTDVIIKNNLKDCGLF